Proteins co-encoded in one Syntrophales bacterium genomic window:
- a CDS encoding Gfo/Idh/MocA family oxidoreductase: protein MDRVRIGVVGVGHLGTYHLQKYEKLSDCHIVGVVDIIPERAETAAQRFKCKPYIDYRELLGQVDAVSIAVPTVSHYFIARDFLCAGVDVLVEKPITTTLEEADELIDIAEKSGKVLQVGFVERFNPAVVALRSVIEKPLFIEAHRLHPFFERGTDVDVILDLMIHDLDIILHFSKSPVTKVEAVGIPVLSDKVDIANVRLTFEDGCVANITASRVTGKTLQKIRFFGPEGYHSVDYAKRELVSLGRIKDKDGKWLIKNLTPDIPKHDPLEEEIKSFVSCVKNRRPPQVSGYDGRRSLALALEIISQMKTVPPQPE, encoded by the coding sequence ATGGACAGGGTTAGAATCGGCGTTGTAGGTGTAGGACACCTCGGCACGTATCATCTACAGAAATACGAGAAACTCTCCGATTGTCACATTGTAGGGGTGGTGGACATAATACCTGAGCGAGCTGAAACTGCAGCACAGAGGTTCAAATGCAAACCCTACATTGACTACCGAGAGCTGTTGGGGCAGGTTGATGCTGTAAGTATAGCTGTGCCTACCGTCTCTCACTATTTCATTGCGAGAGATTTTCTTTGCGCAGGTGTAGACGTGCTTGTGGAAAAACCCATAACCACAACTCTAGAAGAGGCAGATGAGCTTATCGATATAGCAGAGAAAAGTGGAAAGGTCCTTCAAGTAGGCTTTGTGGAAAGATTCAATCCAGCAGTTGTTGCCCTAAGAAGCGTAATAGAAAAACCATTGTTCATTGAAGCCCACCGACTTCATCCCTTCTTCGAAAGAGGAACAGATGTGGATGTTATCCTAGATCTCATGATTCACGATCTGGACATCATACTCCACTTCAGTAAATCCCCTGTAACTAAAGTGGAAGCTGTGGGTATTCCCGTGCTTTCCGACAAAGTGGACATAGCTAACGTGCGCCTAACCTTCGAGGATGGTTGTGTAGCTAACATCACTGCCAGTCGTGTAACGGGAAAAACTCTGCAGAAAATCCGCTTTTTCGGACCTGAGGGATACCACTCCGTTGATTATGCAAAAAGAGAGCTCGTATCCTTAGGGCGCATAAAGGATAAGGATGGAAAATGGCTCATAAAGAATTTAACACCTGATATCCCTAAACACGATCCCCTCGAGGAGGAAATAAAAAGCTTCGTAAGCTGTGTCAAAAACAGGAGACCCCCACAAGTTTCAGGCTATGACGGTCGGCGATCCTTGGCACTCGCCCTGGAAATCATATCCCAAATGAAAACGGTACCTCCACAACCGGAGTAG
- a CDS encoding OmpH family outer membrane protein, whose amino-acid sequence MKKYLRVVGLTVVIFIILSLPAFAVPEKIGIVNVEEVLVASEAGKAANEDLKKIYEKNKAAIEQKEKELQKMKDELEKQRPILKEKVLREKEQAYQKEFRAYQDMVKDANDEMQSRRQELFNKYYPEIIKIIQSLGEKEQFTLIMDISTIPIVYFDKERNITRKVLEEFNKTYKEKK is encoded by the coding sequence ATGAAAAAATATCTAAGGGTAGTGGGATTAACAGTAGTTATATTCATCATTTTGTCACTTCCCGCATTCGCCGTTCCCGAAAAAATAGGGATAGTCAACGTAGAAGAAGTGCTGGTTGCATCGGAGGCGGGCAAAGCGGCAAACGAAGATCTGAAAAAAATATATGAAAAGAACAAAGCAGCCATTGAGCAAAAGGAAAAAGAGTTACAAAAGATGAAGGATGAGCTGGAGAAACAGCGCCCCATACTCAAGGAAAAAGTGCTGAGAGAGAAGGAACAAGCATACCAGAAAGAGTTTCGTGCTTATCAAGATATGGTGAAGGACGCAAACGATGAGATGCAGTCTCGCCGGCAGGAGCTTTTCAATAAATACTACCCCGAAATCATAAAGATCATCCAAAGCCTGGGTGAAAAGGAACAGTTCACGCTAATAATGGACATAAGTACCATTCCTATAGTTTATTTTGACAAAGAGAGAAATATAACTCGTAAAGTACTCGAAGAGTTCAACAAAACTTATAAAGAGAAGAAGTAG
- the bamA gene encoding outer membrane protein assembly factor BamA, protein MDKVKVALFPFNVYSKQNIPFLQEVLYDALNRELLKSRKVELVDKKTIFGLTAGKTSHESFLLSKGRELGASHIVTGSMVEIGNQINIDARVTDTATGKKMSLRTTQGKGVENIPVLATKLAEQILGDILYKLKISSIEIKGNKTIENAAIVSVIKSSPGKIFSESLIAEDIKSIYRLGYFEDVVVDVTDTPEGKVVAFLLKEKGLVTDVVFKGNKVLDSKSLEDALTFKKSQPLNEEKIVSSIEKMKILYDNKGYYNAEITYTTEKVKDKNVRVVFQIKENEKLYIRKITFIGNQSFTDKELKKIMTTSEKGFFYFLTDSGTLKKDQLNQDIHKLRAFYMNHGFIQAQVGEPEITFDKKGIYVKIHINEGVKFKVGKVVIQGDEISTPRDKLIENLKLPKKIFFDRESVIKDIEYLTQVCNDEGFAYAEVTPKTYVNEKEQSVDITYEISKGHLVYFNRINITGNTKTRDKVIRRMLSVVEGDLYNSTKLKESYRNLERLHYFEEIDFQTARGLEPMQTDLNIRVKEKPTGILSIGAGYSAQQRAMFMAQIAQQNLFGRGQTLSLKATLGSVSKYYELSFIEPWLFDIPLWSKFDLWNSYYYYDTYDVYPRGFSVTLSYPLWERIYGSISYSFYSATVKNIQQNASKYIKEQEGTSTTSSAELGLTRNTTDDVFFPSKGSINSISWLHAGGVLGGTNEFDKYIVKSSWYFSLPLDCVFNIRGKIGYLQGHEGKRIPVYEKFYVGGITSIRGLRYVGPKDPETGDVIGGETMMVYNAELIFPLVKNAGLKGVVFFDTGNAWEKGYHFDDMRKTAGIGVRWYSPIGPLRLEWGYVLDRKEGEEPYRWEFTIGMFM, encoded by the coding sequence ATGGACAAGGTAAAAGTAGCCCTTTTCCCCTTCAATGTGTACAGCAAACAGAACATCCCTTTTCTCCAAGAAGTACTGTACGATGCTCTCAATCGAGAACTTCTAAAATCGAGAAAGGTGGAGCTGGTGGACAAAAAAACTATATTCGGATTAACAGCAGGGAAAACTTCACATGAAAGTTTCCTTCTCTCCAAGGGCAGAGAACTGGGGGCAAGTCACATCGTAACAGGAAGTATGGTTGAAATAGGCAATCAAATAAACATAGATGCAAGGGTCACGGATACTGCTACGGGTAAAAAGATGTCTCTGCGAACCACACAGGGAAAAGGAGTAGAAAATATTCCCGTGCTCGCCACTAAACTTGCCGAACAAATTCTTGGAGACATTCTGTACAAACTGAAAATCTCCAGCATTGAGATTAAAGGTAATAAAACCATAGAAAACGCCGCAATCGTCTCTGTAATAAAAAGCTCGCCGGGCAAGATTTTCTCCGAATCCCTTATTGCCGAGGACATAAAATCCATATATCGTTTGGGTTACTTTGAAGATGTGGTTGTCGACGTTACAGACACACCTGAGGGAAAAGTCGTCGCATTCCTTTTAAAAGAAAAGGGACTGGTAACCGACGTGGTCTTTAAAGGAAACAAAGTTTTAGACTCAAAGAGTCTGGAGGATGCCCTGACATTCAAGAAAAGCCAGCCCCTCAATGAGGAAAAGATCGTATCTTCTATAGAAAAGATGAAAATCCTCTACGACAACAAAGGATACTACAATGCAGAAATAACGTATACAACAGAAAAGGTAAAGGACAAAAACGTTCGCGTAGTTTTCCAGATCAAGGAAAACGAGAAACTGTACATCAGAAAGATCACCTTTATAGGTAATCAATCCTTCACAGACAAGGAACTTAAAAAGATAATGACCACCTCTGAAAAAGGGTTTTTCTACTTTCTCACCGATTCGGGAACCCTGAAGAAAGACCAGCTCAATCAAGACATCCACAAACTGAGGGCTTTCTACATGAATCACGGTTTCATCCAAGCCCAGGTTGGCGAACCAGAGATCACATTTGACAAAAAAGGCATTTATGTGAAGATACACATAAATGAGGGAGTGAAATTTAAAGTTGGCAAGGTAGTGATACAGGGTGATGAGATTTCAACACCCCGGGACAAACTCATAGAAAATCTGAAATTGCCAAAAAAAATCTTCTTCGACAGAGAATCAGTTATAAAAGACATAGAGTACCTCACACAGGTATGCAACGATGAAGGATTTGCATATGCAGAAGTAACACCAAAAACATATGTTAACGAGAAGGAACAATCTGTGGACATTACGTACGAAATCTCCAAAGGGCATCTCGTTTATTTCAACCGCATAAACATCACGGGGAACACAAAAACGAGAGATAAAGTTATAAGGAGGATGCTTTCAGTTGTGGAGGGAGACCTTTACAACAGTACAAAACTCAAGGAAAGTTACAGAAACCTAGAAAGACTCCACTACTTCGAAGAAATCGATTTTCAAACAGCCCGGGGTCTTGAACCAATGCAAACTGATCTAAACATCCGCGTCAAGGAAAAGCCAACCGGTATATTAAGCATAGGTGCTGGTTACAGTGCCCAGCAGCGCGCCATGTTTATGGCCCAGATTGCCCAGCAAAATCTATTCGGGAGAGGACAGACACTATCTCTTAAGGCCACCTTGGGTTCTGTCTCCAAATATTATGAATTGAGTTTTATAGAACCATGGCTGTTCGATATCCCTCTCTGGAGCAAGTTTGATCTGTGGAACTCTTACTACTACTATGACACTTATGACGTGTACCCCCGTGGATTCAGCGTAACACTGAGTTATCCACTGTGGGAGAGAATTTATGGTTCCATCAGTTACAGCTTCTACAGTGCCACTGTCAAAAATATCCAGCAGAATGCATCCAAATATATAAAAGAACAGGAAGGTACAAGTACCACAAGCAGTGCTGAATTGGGTCTAACCAGAAACACCACTGACGATGTGTTCTTTCCCTCAAAAGGCAGCATAAACAGTATATCTTGGTTGCACGCGGGCGGCGTACTAGGTGGCACAAATGAATTCGATAAATACATAGTAAAATCCTCGTGGTACTTTTCTCTCCCCCTTGACTGTGTATTCAACATAAGGGGTAAAATAGGTTATCTTCAGGGGCATGAAGGTAAACGTATTCCGGTGTATGAGAAATTTTACGTTGGGGGTATAACAAGCATACGGGGGCTAAGATACGTAGGTCCCAAGGATCCCGAAACTGGAGATGTCATTGGTGGAGAAACTATGATGGTATACAACGCGGAACTAATATTTCCTCTCGTGAAGAATGCCGGCTTGAAAGGTGTAGTATTTTTCGATACGGGAAACGCCTGGGAAAAAGGATATCATTTTGACGATATGAGAAAAACAGCAGGAATTGGAGTACGTTGGTATTCGCCCATTGGTCCTCTCCGTCTCGAATGGGGATATGTACTAGATCGAAAAGAAGGAGAGGAACCGTACAGATGGGAATTCACAATTGGTATGTTTATGTAA
- a CDS encoding ABC transporter ATP-binding protein: MSNNREISLISIRNLTKTFWKNSVRVDALRGINLDIAKGESLAIHGVSGAGKSTLLHIMGTLERPTTGLMLYNGEDIFKWDDFKLANFRNHRIGFVFQFHNLLPEFTALENAIMPLLIAGYTKKEALMKGHMILEELGLKDRLHHRPGELSGGEQQRVAVARAIVMEPDVILADEPTGNLDTETGKKIEEVLMNLNKTKNITLVVVTHNRSLAELMDKQIGLRDGKILTSEQILD, from the coding sequence ATGAGTAACAATAGGGAAATATCTCTCATTAGCATCCGCAACTTAACAAAGACGTTCTGGAAAAACAGCGTGAGAGTCGATGCCCTCCGGGGTATCAACTTGGATATCGCAAAAGGAGAATCCCTTGCTATACACGGCGTTTCCGGTGCAGGGAAGAGCACATTATTGCACATCATGGGAACCCTTGAACGCCCCACAACGGGCCTGATGCTGTACAACGGTGAGGACATCTTTAAGTGGGACGATTTCAAACTCGCGAACTTCAGAAACCACCGAATAGGCTTTGTCTTCCAGTTCCACAATTTACTACCTGAATTCACCGCCCTGGAAAACGCAATAATGCCCCTCCTAATTGCCGGTTACACAAAAAAAGAAGCCCTAATGAAAGGACATATGATACTTGAGGAACTAGGACTGAAAGATCGTCTCCATCATCGTCCAGGAGAACTCTCAGGAGGAGAACAGCAAAGAGTAGCCGTTGCAAGGGCGATTGTAATGGAACCTGACGTAATACTTGCTGACGAACCGACGGGAAACCTTGACACAGAAACGGGAAAAAAGATAGAAGAGGTTCTCATGAATCTCAACAAAACAAAAAACATAACCCTCGTTGTGGTTACCCATAATAGAAGCCTCGCCGAACTCATGGATAAGCAGATAGGATTGCGGGATGGAAAAATCCTCACGTCAGAACAGATCCTTGATTAG
- the lpxB gene encoding lipid-A-disaccharide synthase, with protein MKREKHVLIVAGEASGDLHGSLLVKALKKYGDLKFSGIGGDYMQGEGVDLIAHVSHLAVVGFTEVFSSLSYILKVRRKIIKFLKEKKPSLVILIDYPEFNIHLAKVAKSLNTKVFYYISPQVWAWRTYRIKKIKKYVDKIAVIFPFEEEFYARYGVTATFVGHPLLDIVRTQSDPKEIIKRLGLEESRKTVALLPGSRESEIKRILPVMMEAARIMESKTNSLQFLLPPASTLSLNIFEEMLKNPGVKIEVIKNTYDVLGVSDVAIVASGTATLETALMEKPMVIVYKVSPLTYLVGRMLVRVDHIGIVNIIAGRTVVPELVQKRATAENIAKETMKILMDEGYRESMIKELSKIKEKLGKPGASERAAALVREIL; from the coding sequence ATGAAAAGGGAAAAACATGTCTTAATCGTTGCGGGAGAAGCCTCCGGCGATCTCCATGGCTCGCTACTCGTGAAAGCATTGAAGAAATACGGTGACCTGAAATTTTCAGGGATAGGTGGGGATTATATGCAGGGTGAGGGGGTAGACCTCATTGCCCATGTATCCCATCTCGCTGTGGTAGGATTTACTGAAGTATTTTCAAGTCTCTCATATATACTTAAAGTGAGACGAAAAATAATCAAATTCCTGAAGGAAAAAAAACCATCCCTTGTAATTCTAATTGACTACCCAGAGTTTAACATTCACCTTGCCAAAGTGGCCAAGTCACTTAACACAAAGGTGTTCTACTACATAAGTCCCCAGGTATGGGCATGGAGAACGTACCGCATCAAAAAGATAAAGAAATACGTGGATAAAATAGCCGTCATCTTTCCCTTTGAGGAAGAATTCTACGCGAGATACGGGGTAACGGCCACATTTGTTGGCCATCCCTTACTGGACATTGTGAGAACCCAATCCGACCCGAAGGAAATAATAAAACGGCTAGGGTTAGAGGAAAGCCGAAAAACAGTAGCTTTGCTCCCGGGTAGCAGAGAAAGCGAGATCAAAAGAATCCTTCCGGTAATGATGGAAGCGGCGCGGATAATGGAATCAAAAACAAATTCGCTCCAGTTCCTTCTTCCCCCTGCAAGCACATTGTCTTTAAATATTTTCGAAGAAATGCTAAAAAACCCGGGTGTAAAAATTGAAGTTATAAAAAATACCTATGATGTGCTTGGAGTTTCCGATGTGGCCATCGTGGCCTCGGGGACAGCTACCCTAGAAACAGCCCTTATGGAAAAACCCATGGTTATCGTGTATAAAGTTTCCCCCCTTACCTACCTGGTTGGTAGAATGTTGGTACGTGTGGATCACATAGGTATCGTGAACATAATAGCAGGTAGAACTGTGGTACCTGAGTTAGTTCAAAAAAGGGCAACAGCAGAAAACATAGCGAAGGAAACCATGAAAATCCTGATGGATGAAGGATACAGAGAATCGATGATAAAGGAACTATCAAAGATAAAAGAAAAACTGGGAAAACCGGGTGCTTCCGAGCGTGCGGCAGCTCTCGTCCGTGAAATTCTATAG
- the lpxA gene encoding acyl-ACP--UDP-N-acetylglucosamine O-acyltransferase: MKIHPTAIVSPKANIDGDVEIGPYAVIGPDVNIGKNTVIGPHVVIQAHTDIGEGCRIYQFASIGAEPQDLKFRGEKTRVIIGNYNTIREFVTIHRATAQDIGVTMMGDHNLIMAYCHIAHNCKLGNHVIMANAANLAGHIHVEDYAIIGGLTGVHQFTRIGAHAFVGGCSAVSRDIPPYVMAAGNMARLYGLNMVGLKRRGFKEDTIAALKKAYRIIFRSKLLLKTALEKVKNEVEDIPEVRHLLSFIENSQRGITR, encoded by the coding sequence ATGAAGATCCACCCAACTGCAATCGTCTCACCGAAAGCAAACATCGATGGAGATGTAGAAATAGGACCTTATGCCGTTATAGGCCCAGATGTAAACATCGGCAAAAATACAGTAATTGGACCTCATGTGGTTATCCAAGCCCACACAGATATAGGAGAAGGCTGCCGTATTTATCAGTTCGCCTCCATTGGGGCAGAACCACAGGACCTCAAGTTCAGGGGTGAAAAGACAAGAGTAATTATAGGCAACTACAACACCATTCGTGAATTTGTCACTATTCATCGGGCAACAGCTCAGGATATCGGGGTAACAATGATGGGAGATCACAATCTTATAATGGCCTACTGTCACATAGCACACAACTGCAAGCTAGGAAATCATGTGATTATGGCCAACGCTGCAAATTTGGCAGGTCACATCCATGTAGAAGATTATGCGATCATAGGTGGATTAACTGGTGTTCATCAGTTCACGAGAATAGGGGCGCATGCCTTTGTGGGGGGGTGTTCAGCCGTCTCAAGGGATATACCCCCTTACGTAATGGCTGCAGGAAATATGGCCAGACTTTATGGACTAAATATGGTGGGACTCAAACGGCGGGGTTTCAAAGAAGACACAATAGCAGCGCTAAAAAAAGCCTACAGGATAATATTTCGCTCAAAATTGCTTCTCAAGACAGCCCTGGAAAAGGTAAAAAATGAGGTAGAAGATATACCAGAGGTACGCCATCTGCTTTCATTTATCGAAAACTCCCAGAGGGGTATCACACGTTAA
- a CDS encoding lipoprotein-releasing ABC transporter permease subunit, whose amino-acid sequence MSYEWFVALRYLKAKRKQIFVSVITLISIAGIFLGVAALIVVLAVMNGFEKDLRDKILGLNAHVILLEYGRPIKNYREIKADIDKMSGIVASTPFIHTQVLIRHRRSVTGAILRGIDPENAFKVISLGKFREGSPVFLQRDYRPSFMKQSKKNDLPGILIGKELAKHLGVSLFDTLTVISPFGETTPMGIIPRMKDFTIVGIFETGFYEYDSSLACLSLKDAQTFLNLGDAVTGIEIKIEDIYKADSVAREIEKKMGFPYWTRHWMEMNKNLFAALRMEKKVMFIILSLIVLVAAFNIVTTLIMIVMEKNRDIAILKSMGSTSKSIMKIFVFQGLIIGLIGTSLGCITGLAVAYNISSISRYLEHLLGIKFLPGDVYYLTELPSRVNPSDVIIVASISLLISLVSTIYPALKAAKLDPVEALRNE is encoded by the coding sequence ATGTCCTATGAGTGGTTCGTGGCTTTACGTTACTTGAAAGCCAAAAGAAAACAGATATTCGTTTCAGTTATTACCCTTATATCCATCGCAGGGATATTTCTGGGCGTGGCAGCGCTCATTGTAGTTCTCGCAGTGATGAATGGCTTTGAAAAGGATCTGAGAGACAAGATCCTTGGGTTGAACGCCCACGTAATCCTCCTGGAATATGGAAGACCAATAAAAAATTACAGAGAAATAAAAGCAGATATTGATAAAATGTCTGGCATAGTTGCCTCCACTCCCTTCATTCACACCCAAGTGCTGATCCGTCATAGACGCAGTGTAACCGGCGCCATCTTGCGAGGCATAGACCCAGAAAACGCCTTCAAAGTGATCTCTCTGGGTAAGTTTCGTGAAGGAAGTCCAGTCTTTCTACAACGGGATTACAGACCATCATTCATGAAGCAAAGCAAAAAGAACGACCTTCCAGGTATATTAATTGGCAAAGAACTAGCCAAACACCTGGGAGTTTCTCTTTTCGACACCCTTACTGTAATATCCCCATTCGGTGAAACTACCCCAATGGGCATTATACCCAGGATGAAGGATTTCACCATTGTGGGTATCTTTGAAACTGGTTTTTACGAATACGATTCCTCCCTAGCATGTCTATCACTGAAGGATGCCCAGACATTTCTCAATCTTGGCGACGCAGTAACGGGGATTGAGATAAAAATCGAAGATATTTACAAAGCGGATAGCGTGGCGCGAGAAATCGAGAAAAAAATGGGCTTTCCCTACTGGACGAGACACTGGATGGAAATGAACAAGAACCTCTTTGCCGCCCTCAGGATGGAGAAAAAGGTTATGTTCATTATCCTTAGTCTCATCGTCCTCGTTGCGGCATTCAATATAGTAACCACCCTTATCATGATCGTAATGGAAAAAAATCGGGATATCGCCATACTCAAATCTATGGGCTCCACTTCCAAAAGCATAATGAAGATATTCGTTTTCCAGGGATTGATCATCGGGTTAATCGGAACATCACTGGGCTGCATCACCGGTCTTGCAGTAGCCTACAACATAAGTTCCATCTCGCGCTATCTGGAACATCTACTGGGAATAAAATTCTTACCGGGCGATGTCTACTATCTAACAGAACTACCATCACGGGTTAATCCCTCAGATGTGATTATAGTGGCATCAATCTCTCTCCTCATATCCCTCGTATCGACCATCTATCCAGCTCTGAAGGCGGCAAAACTTGACCCTGTGGAGGCCCTCCGTAATGAGTAA
- the lysS gene encoding lysine--tRNA ligase: MTESELIRARKDKIRLLREMGVELYPNDVRVKDTTGTIRQRFGDWDEKALANLDEKFSIAGRMMAVRDFGKGAFITVQDRHGKLQAFLRKNNLEESTFSLFKKLDVGDIVFVAGKLFRTKTKELTIDVEEFRLLAKAVRPLPEKWHGLTDVELRYRLRHLDLITHPHVVEIFKTRSRIISLIRKFMEERDFLEVETPMMQPKPGGAAAKPFKTYHNALGMELYLRIAPELYLKRLVTGGLERVFEINRSFRNEGVSSYHNPEFTMMEFYQAYANYEDLMTITEELFVYLAKEIKGTLQLTYQGKTIDLTPPWRRITVWEAVKEHYKLSEKVLSDRRSIADFARSVGLKVSENDSFGKILMNLFEAQEENLIQPTFVTQYPVEVSPLARRNPANPAFTDRFELYICGKEIANAFSELNDPEDQRERFIIQAREREEGNEEAHVMDEDFIEVLEYAMPPTAGEGIGIDRLVMLFTDSPSIREVILFPHMRIKNG, translated from the coding sequence ATGACGGAAAGTGAACTTATAAGAGCGAGAAAAGATAAAATAAGACTCCTAAGGGAGATGGGGGTCGAACTTTATCCCAACGACGTAAGGGTAAAAGACACAACAGGAACTATAAGACAGCGGTTCGGAGATTGGGACGAAAAGGCACTTGCGAATCTCGATGAAAAATTCTCTATCGCCGGTCGGATGATGGCCGTCAGGGACTTCGGCAAAGGGGCCTTCATCACTGTTCAGGATCGTCATGGAAAGTTGCAGGCATTTCTACGCAAAAACAACCTCGAAGAATCCACATTTTCTCTATTTAAAAAACTTGACGTGGGGGATATAGTTTTTGTCGCCGGTAAATTGTTCAGAACGAAAACAAAAGAACTCACCATCGATGTTGAGGAATTCCGTCTTCTTGCCAAAGCCGTTCGACCTTTGCCCGAAAAATGGCACGGTCTTACCGATGTCGAGCTTAGATACAGACTAAGACATCTCGACCTTATAACCCACCCCCACGTGGTGGAAATATTCAAGACGCGGAGTCGTATCATATCACTGATCAGAAAATTCATGGAGGAGAGAGATTTTTTAGAGGTGGAAACACCAATGATGCAACCTAAACCCGGAGGCGCAGCCGCAAAACCATTTAAAACCTACCACAACGCTCTCGGGATGGAATTGTACCTCCGCATCGCCCCCGAACTTTACCTTAAACGTCTAGTGACGGGTGGACTGGAGAGGGTTTTTGAAATAAACCGAAGTTTCAGAAATGAAGGCGTATCCTCATATCACAATCCTGAATTCACAATGATGGAGTTCTACCAAGCCTACGCCAACTATGAAGATTTAATGACAATAACGGAAGAACTCTTTGTTTACCTTGCCAAGGAGATAAAAGGTACTTTACAGCTCACATACCAGGGCAAAACCATTGATTTGACCCCTCCCTGGCGCCGCATAACGGTGTGGGAAGCGGTAAAGGAGCACTACAAATTGTCCGAAAAAGTCCTATCTGACAGAAGAAGTATTGCAGACTTCGCCCGAAGTGTTGGACTCAAGGTCTCCGAAAACGACTCATTCGGTAAAATTCTCATGAACCTTTTCGAAGCTCAGGAAGAAAACCTAATCCAACCAACTTTTGTCACACAGTACCCTGTAGAGGTTTCCCCCCTAGCGAGGAGAAATCCCGCCAATCCGGCCTTTACGGACCGCTTCGAACTATATATTTGCGGAAAGGAAATCGCCAATGCCTTTTCAGAGTTGAACGATCCCGAAGACCAGAGGGAGAGATTCATCATACAGGCAAGAGAAAGGGAAGAGGGTAACGAAGAGGCACATGTAATGGATGAAGATTTTATAGAGGTTTTAGAGTATGCCATGCCTCCCACTGCTGGCGAGGGAATAGGGATTGATCGCCTGGTGATGCTCTTCACGGACTCCCCATCCATCAGGGAAGTTATACTATTCCCCCACATGAGAATCAAAAACGGGTGA
- the lpxD gene encoding UDP-3-O-(3-hydroxymyristoyl)glucosamine N-acyltransferase: MEFTLREIATYLMGDLVGEEEAIIRAVRGIDEAGEGDITFVANPRYRKKALTTKATAIVVSRDTLIPNRNLVVVDDPYTAFGLLLRLFHPQEKLSPYTSEKAWIAKNACVSPEATVFPFCFIGERTRVEKGVVLYPGVFLDHDVVVGENTIIYPNVTIYRNSIIGKRVIIHAGAVIGSDGFGFAKPGQENIKIPQTGIVQIDDDVEIGANTTIDRGTIGKTWIKRGVKIDNLVQVAHNVVIGENSVIAGQVGISGSTKIGRGVVIGGQAGIVGHISIGDGTMIAARCGVHKDVKPRNIIAGAPHQPYREWLRTASSLPKLPGLLKTVNTLSQKIEELEKKLEEKGK, encoded by the coding sequence ATGGAATTTACTCTGAGAGAAATAGCCACTTACCTGATGGGTGACCTCGTTGGCGAGGAAGAGGCGATTATACGTGCGGTCCGGGGTATCGATGAGGCGGGCGAGGGGGATATTACTTTTGTGGCCAACCCGCGGTACAGAAAAAAAGCCCTCACAACAAAAGCGACGGCAATTGTTGTTTCTCGGGATACCTTGATCCCAAATAGGAATCTTGTCGTTGTAGACGACCCATACACTGCCTTCGGATTACTTCTCAGGTTATTTCATCCGCAAGAAAAACTATCTCCTTACACTAGCGAAAAGGCATGGATAGCAAAGAACGCCTGCGTTTCACCGGAGGCTACAGTTTTCCCCTTCTGCTTTATCGGCGAAAGAACCAGGGTGGAAAAAGGTGTAGTCCTGTACCCCGGTGTCTTTCTCGACCATGATGTGGTGGTGGGAGAAAATACGATCATTTACCCAAACGTTACCATTTACAGAAATTCCATTATAGGAAAAAGGGTTATCATACATGCGGGTGCTGTAATAGGCAGCGATGGTTTTGGTTTTGCCAAACCCGGTCAGGAAAACATCAAGATACCCCAGACAGGTATCGTTCAAATCGACGATGATGTGGAGATAGGGGCTAATACCACTATAGATAGAGGTACCATAGGTAAAACTTGGATCAAGAGGGGGGTCAAGATTGACAATCTCGTCCAGGTCGCCCACAACGTGGTAATTGGCGAAAATAGTGTTATCGCAGGTCAGGTAGGCATTTCTGGTAGCACTAAGATAGGACGGGGAGTGGTAATCGGGGGACAGGCCGGTATTGTCGGCCATATCTCTATCGGGGATGGTACAATGATTGCGGCGAGGTGTGGTGTCCATAAAGATGTTAAACCGAGAAACATCATTGCGGGTGCCCCACATCAACCGTACCGTGAATGGCTGCGTACAGCCTCATCCTTACCAAAATTGCCAGGGCTTTTAAAAACAGTGAACACACTCTCCCAGAAAATAGAAGAGCTGGAAAAAAAACTTGAGGAAAAGGGAAAATGA